The genomic stretch GTCGGCAGTGATGATGGGGCAGGTGACGCCTCTGGGCACGGGCTTGAGCGACGGGACGCATACGGTCTTTGTCGACGCCCCCTGCAGCGGCATCCAGATGCTCCGGGTGGCGGTATTGCTGGCGGGGATATTGGCCGTGTTATTTAGGCTGCGTCTTGCGGGTACCGTGATCCTGTGCTTAAACGCGGTGCTGCTGGCGCTGGTGGGGAACACGCTCCGGGTTTGTGTGCTCTTTCTGCTAACGCGACGAGGCGACGTTAGCGATGCGCTTCATACGTGGTCGGGCCTGGTCATTTTTGCCGGCTGTGCGTTGGCGCTGGTTGGCGCGGGGGTGGCCATCGCGCGATGGCAGATTCCGGAGGTGCGGTCGAAGGGGAGTATCCGCGCGCAGTATCGACCGGTGGCTACCGTGAGCGGGGCCGCGTTTTACCTGGCCGCCTTGCTGGCCTTCGCCGTGCCTTTTGCCGTCGCCGAGCGTCCGCACGAAGGCGGGAATTCCGTGCCCTGGCCGACGATGTTAATGGGAGAGCGATTTGTAGCCTCCCCGCCGGATCCGGCGCTGGCTAAGTATCGGGATATCTTTCTTGGGACGATGGTCCAGGGTGTTCTGGAGGCGAGTGGGCGATTGGTGCTGCTTCGTCAGTGTGTAGAGCCGACTTTGAGTCTGCACACTTCAGAGAATTGCTATGTCGTCGCGGGTTTCCAATGCGCGGCGCTACCCGCCGAGCGCGACGCGCAGGGCCATTTGTGGAGCCGCTTCAGCGCGGTTCATCCGGACGGGCGGTCGTATGTGGTGAGGCAGTGCTTTTTCAGTGTGGACTCGGGTTCAGTGAAGGCGTCGAATCGATTGGAAGACTGGACAACGGGGCGTCCGTCGTGGCCGGACTCTTCAAGCTGGTACTGGGCTGCGGCGCGTCCGGGGTCGGAGGTTGGGCATACTCTGGCGGTGACGATTGCGGAGGACAGTTGACAGTTGACAGTTGACAGTTGACAGTTGACAGTTGACAGTTGACAGTTGACAGTTGACAATTGACAATTGACAATTGACAATTGACAATTGACAATTGACAGTTGAGAGTTGAGAGTTGAGAGTTGAGAGTTGAGAGTTGAGAGTTGAGAGTTGAGAGTTGAGAGTTGAGAGTTGAGAGTTGACAATTGGCA from Candidatus Hydrogenedentota bacterium encodes the following:
- a CDS encoding exosortase/archaeosortase family protein; amino-acid sequence: MSGTLSETMGVDGATRAEGRDVFSSNMLVVGVAVLGCWGAWWRMGGQWFEPGFNASGLATMGVAIGFACYRAWATRREAVPIAWPWLFACAGLLTAYGLLYGGTPKLVTSLIAVMLVSAILLGALPREERQRAWGLAPWMLASLPLGVAVNLYFGYPLRVAVGWIASAVMMGQVTPLGTGLSDGTHTVFVDAPCSGIQMLRVAVLLAGILAVLFRLRLAGTVILCLNAVLLALVGNTLRVCVLFLLTRRGDVSDALHTWSGLVIFAGCALALVGAGVAIARWQIPEVRSKGSIRAQYRPVATVSGAAFYLAALLAFAVPFAVAERPHEGGNSVPWPTMLMGERFVASPPDPALAKYRDIFLGTMVQGVLEASGRLVLLRQCVEPTLSLHTSENCYVVAGFQCAALPAERDAQGHLWSRFSAVHPDGRSYVVRQCFFSVDSGSVKASNRLEDWTTGRPSWPDSSSWYWAAARPGSEVGHTLAVTIAEDS